The DNA region TAAGGCTGAAAATATTAAAGCTGAAGCAAGTGAAGACCCTACTCTTTTTACAGATGAAAATTTAAAAAAATACGATGCCATTATTTTCTCCAATGCAAATAATGAAGTATTTGATACTGATGCACAAAAAGAAGCTTTTCAAAAATACATTAAGAATGGCGGTGGTTATGTTGGTATTCACTCTTCAAATGCGGTTGAAAGAGATTGGCCTTGGTATTGGGCTTTGGTTGGAGGTAAATTTGTGCGACATGCTCCTCACCAAGAGTTTGACGTAGCAATAATTGATGAAGACCATCCTTCGACTGAGTTTTTGCCCGAGGTATGGAAAGTAGATGATGAATGCTATTATTCCAATAATTTAAATCCGAATATAAATGTGTTGCTCGCGGCTGATTTAAGAACGGTTGAGGATAAGCATAAAGTAGAATACCCAAATGACATTTTTGGTGATTATTTTCCACTGTGTTGGACAAATAAATTTGAAGGTGCTAGGCAGTGGTACACTGCACTGGGACATGACGCAGAAACCTATGACGACCCAACTTTTAGAAAACACCTTAGAGGTGGAATACTTTGGGTATTAAAAATTGAAGAATAGAAAAAGTAAAAATAATACGAAAAATACAGAACCATAAAAAAACACAATGCAAAGAAGAAATTTTATAAAAAAAACATCAGTAGCCGGAGCGGCAACATTTTTAGCACCAACCATTTTACCTTCAGGTATACTTGGAAAGACCACGGCAAACAAAAAAATTAATATTGGTCAGATAGGCTGTGGACGAATAGCTAGAGATCATGATATGCCTGGTGTAATGCAATATGATAACGCTCGTTTAATTGCTGTTTGTGATGTCGATAGTAATCGTATGAAGGATGCAAAAGAATTAGTTGAAAACTATTACCGCAAAAAAACGGGTAGTAATAAAGCTGTGGATGTTAAGATGTACGGTGACTATAAGGATATGTTGAAAAACAAGGACA from Aureibaculum sp. 2308TA14-22 includes:
- a CDS encoding ThuA domain-containing protein translates to MKKIVLLVLCVFAIINMYAQDEKHVLIYTKNGKGFVHKNIPNSIKALKEICKAENIKAEASEDPTLFTDENLKKYDAIIFSNANNEVFDTDAQKEAFQKYIKNGGGYVGIHSSNAVERDWPWYWALVGGKFVRHAPHQEFDVAIIDEDHPSTEFLPEVWKVDDECYYSNNLNPNINVLLAADLRTVEDKHKVEYPNDIFGDYFPLCWTNKFEGARQWYTALGHDAETYDDPTFRKHLRGGILWVLKIEE